In one window of Fictibacillus phosphorivorans DNA:
- the lepB gene encoding signal peptidase I, whose amino-acid sequence MIEQEKETKQKNEWISWLKAIGFALVFVFITKAYFFAPYMVEGASMSPTLHDQEKLYVNKIVYAFSEPEKGDIVIIKGDDKRYVKRVIGLEGDVIQMKSDDLYVNNKKVKESYLQENKSEAKSLGVYLTEDFGPLKVPKGKVFVMGDNRLNSMDSRNGLGLIETKAIEGRSEVVIYPFSEMRATQ is encoded by the coding sequence ATGATAGAACAAGAAAAAGAAACAAAGCAAAAAAATGAATGGATAAGCTGGCTAAAGGCGATCGGCTTCGCTTTAGTTTTTGTATTTATCACGAAAGCCTATTTCTTTGCTCCATATATGGTAGAAGGTGCTTCCATGTCACCTACTCTTCACGATCAAGAAAAGTTATATGTGAATAAAATCGTTTATGCTTTTTCCGAGCCAGAAAAAGGCGATATCGTCATTATTAAAGGTGACGATAAACGATATGTAAAACGAGTGATAGGGTTAGAAGGGGACGTTATTCAAATGAAGAGTGACGACCTGTATGTGAACAATAAAAAGGTGAAAGAATCTTATCTGCAAGAAAACAAATCCGAAGCGAAAAGCTTAGGTGTATATCTAACAGAAGACTTCGGACCACTAAAAGTTCCAAAAGGGAAAGTTTTCGTAATGGGCGACAACCGTTTAAATAGTATGGATTCACGAAACGGACTAGGGTTGATCGAAACGAAAGCAATTGAAGGTCGTTCAGAAGTTGTCATCTATCCATTTTCAGAAATGCGTGCAACCCAATAA
- a CDS encoding DNA-3-methyladenine glycosylase I: protein MNRCKWSEESEMLQQYHDNEWGQYVEEDNALFECLTLELFQSGLSWKTILHKRENFRSAFAQFEIEKVMQFGEKEIEVLLEDAGIVRHRKKIEATIENAKRVHELVKKFGSFEAFLKQLPPETEEKQKVLRKTFKHVGLTTAESFLEATGRIPASHSEVCFMASK, encoded by the coding sequence ATGAACCGATGCAAGTGGAGTGAAGAAAGCGAGATGCTGCAGCAGTATCATGATAACGAATGGGGTCAGTATGTGGAAGAAGACAATGCGTTGTTCGAGTGTTTAACACTAGAACTGTTCCAATCAGGTTTAAGCTGGAAGACCATTCTACACAAAAGAGAGAACTTTAGAAGTGCTTTTGCACAGTTTGAGATAGAAAAAGTCATGCAGTTTGGCGAAAAAGAGATTGAAGTTTTACTAGAGGATGCTGGAATCGTCAGGCATAGAAAAAAGATTGAAGCGACGATTGAAAACGCAAAGAGAGTACACGAACTTGTAAAGAAGTTTGGTAGCTTTGAAGCGTTTCTAAAACAACTGCCACCGGAAACAGAGGAAAAACAAAAAGTGTTGAGAAAGACATTCAAGCACGTGGGTTTAACAACAGCTGAGAGTTTTTTAGAAGCTACTGGTCGAATACCTGCTTCACATAGTGAGGTCTGCTTCATGGCATCCAAATAG